The Gossypium arboreum isolate Shixiya-1 chromosome 6, ASM2569848v2, whole genome shotgun sequence DNA window ACATAATAAAGCTTtggttttatgaaaatttttgaaattttgccgTGCAATAAAATGCTTTTCATAAATGATTTTTCCAACACTTTAgctataaaatttaatgaaaattttgtttttcaatttttgacaaaTTTAGTTGTTAGGCctgaaaataatttttgaaaaataaaaaaaaatgttggCAGCATGATGGTCATGCCATTCTCTATAACAgcaccaaataaaaataataatttgagtttaaaaaaaatcacttaaaaaaagTTTGACGCAATAAAATTGGTGGCGACAATCTATTTGGCTCCACCACTATTCTACCATTGGTCATGTCAAATAGATTGGCGCctcccaaaaatttattttttagccCACAAAATACACGAAAATATTGGTATTGGAGGTGATATTTATACAAGTGACACCAAATAGATCAGTTgcacaaaaaaaataattttttaattctaGTAGCCAATGATTGGTTGACGTAACAAGTGGGTGACACAAATCTCTTTGACTTCACCTCTTTTCAAtattaattttagattatttacgtatataataaaaaaaagtggATCAGTTttgtaattaataaaaaaattctaattatttttataattttttttttctctcaaagtcAATGTTATTAATgaaaatgagtttaaaattttaatatatatatttaaagtttaattaattacCATGGTACTATTTGAaaattaattgttattttaaagTCTATAGTAAGTTTTGTCTATTTACAAGGTAGGAAAAGTCGagcaataatatatatatttcattcaaaACACTTCAATAATATATTTGCTTGAAGGATGGCCAAATTGGGTCAAACATCTTTTGTTTTTCAAACCTTAATTTTACCAACCAAGTTTCACAAAATAACTTCTTCTATTGCCCTTCATACaatattttcaacttttcaacaaATATTATCgaatattctatgtttatgatataattatttgatttttattttaaaaaagattaaaatgatttataaatctctgaatttttgtaaaaatatcaattAAGTCACTCATGaaaaataaacttaattaattacataaattaaattctTTGACCAACGTTTTCTATTTTGACTATTACAGTATTGACGTGACCATTAATAAAGCTGATATAATGCTCTATGTTAGCGACAATTCTTGATACGACAATGCCATATTAACTGTTAAGTTAACCAAaaaattaatattcttttaaaataaaaacttaaaaggaatatttgttttagtttttctagttgtttcattcatttcaaaatttaattttaaaatttaaaaaataaaattttaaaaatattagttttgtAAAATTAATCAAAACTATTTAAAATTAAAGTCGAATAAATCTAGACATATTATTGTCCAGATTCAATGTGAACCTAGACTATCATATATCTAGATTCATTGatgatgaattttaaaattatataaaattttaaaatataaaaattataataatatacagtaaaaaataaaaaataccacttttaattttttattttaaagaattttgaattttttttatttttgctgaCGCTAACATAGAGCACCACGTCAAATGTTGGTCAAAAGACTTAATTGATGCAATTGCAGAATTTGATGATTTAATTGAGTGTTATTTCACAAAAAGACATAATTGATTTTTTTCCTAAAAACCcctttatcaaaaaaaaaaaaaactctgagCAGTTTCCAGTCGAAATTTCTACCTTTGTTTTTCATTTCGCACCACATAAATTCGACCACATATATCTGCAATTCTCAAATGCTTATGCCACATGGAGATTCAGCATTAGCTACCAAAGAAAGAGGCAATTTGATCATTTCGCCAACCACAACGATGTAGTTCGTGTTTTTCTACACCGCAATCCTTGGTCGTAAACAGCTCCTTGTCACCATCGGTTTCATTTGGCACCACATAAACAAAAGGTCCAACAAATTCATCCTCAAACCCCTGAACAGAGTCCAGGATCTTGACCACATCGCCCATGCTAGGCCTTGGCTTTGGTTGGTGGCTCAAGCATTTGTATGCCAACGCAGCCACCTTTTGAGCCCCCTTGTTGGAAAATTGTCTCTCAAGTCTAGCATCTATTAGCTTATCAAGCTTCTTAGGGTCCCTTAATAATGGCCTTGCCCATTCCACAAGGCTCTGCTCTCGACCGGGCCGGCTATTGTCCACAGATCGTTTCCCTGTTAGTAACTCTAAGAGAACCACTCCAAAGCTGTACACATCACTCATTGTTGTCAAATGACCTgaaattaacatataaaaatcGGGTTGGGTTTGGTTAGTCATATGCTTCGACTTAGAGACTTATATGTATATGAACATTAGCTCAGCTTACCAGTCATGATATACTCTGGAGCTGCATATCCTTGTGTGCCCATAACTCGGGTCGTTACATGAGTCTGTTCGCCTTCTGGACCATCCTTTGCTAACCCGAAATCCGATAGTTTGCAATTGTAATCCTGAAATAAGAATCGCAGACACCCAGTCAGCCTTTTGAGAACTATTTTCTCTCAGAATTTCATCAAACACTTACATggaattattaaaacaaatagacAAGAAAAAAGGGCTTACAGAGTCTAACAAGATGTTTGAAGATTTAAAGTCCCGAAATATTACTGGTTTATCAGCTTCATGTAGGAAAGCCAGGCCCTTTGCTGCTGCCAAGGCAATTTTCATCCTAGCAGACCATGGTAAGGGAGCTGAATACCCTGTAAAAGTTGGCCTATATAAATTCAGTGatctatatatacatgtacatacaCACTCTATGAAATAAAACAACATACTTCTAAAGAGTTGATTTTCTAAGCTTCCTCTTGGCATATATTCATACACTAAAACTCTGTTATCTTCTTCATAACAATATCCAATCAACTTAACCAGATGAGGATGCCGTAGTTGACCAAGAAAGATTATTTCAGCCTGCAATTAAAAATGTTACTATATGCTCATATCAGCACTCATGCTACATATATAGATTTATATGTTGTAGTTGATGAGTTAAATTAACCAGCCACTCCCTATGACCCTGCAAGCCATACAAGTCCAGTGCCTTGACAGCAACCGGCTGAGCCTTCAATCCAGGCCTAAGCTTGTCATCAATGAAACCTTTGTAAACCGGTCCGAACCCTCCTTCACCGAGCAGATTACAGCGTGCGAAATAATGGGTTATTAGTCTTAGCTCCGCAAAGGTAAACACATGAAGATTTGAGCCGAGTAGAGAGGTCGAGAGATCGTCGACAGAGAGTGGCGAGCTGCGATCACTTACGTCGGACATTGATAGTCTTTGGAATTGACATGGTTTCGAATCCTTCTCCCCTGAATCAGATGGAGAGATGATGTCCTTGCTATTGTAACAGCTTAACATGAGAGATTTCCATGTAATCTTCTTCACTGtcatgtttgaatgaattgtttgcTTTTGCAATATgcaagaaaatacaaagaaaatggaaaatttcTGCCAGGGTCTATGGATTTTTGTGAAGGCTTTAGAGATTTTTATAGTAATTCATTCACTTACCTACCACTTCTCAAATCCGAatgtatttaaaatttagatggaaaaaaaagtaattatatgCTTCATGTATACAATgccctcttcattttctttttaaaataatttgcTAATTTTTCAAACACATTTTTCACTTTTCTTTGGGCGTGAGAAGACGAAATTTACcactaaaatttaaaagaaaaaaaaaatctaaaaagaaaacccaaaaagtGAAAAGGTGAAATAGACAAACCCGAGTTGATTAGTAAAATCATATTAGAGGTTGGatttaatccatatgaaaattAAGATTAATATATGTCATAATCACTCCAAATAAGTATCCATAATTAATTTTGGATACAATATATTATGGAtgcattaaaatttaaaacaagaaTAAGTAATAATTGGTAACACTGATTCTAGAAAACATTGACCCATTTTCATTCGGCTaattaaattagaaataaaaagaaacgGGTTGGGTGAGAAGCATCAAATAATTTCAAAACATGACTTCATGTTGATAAGATAAAATAATCAATAAAATGAAAACAACATGTTTGGCATCATATTCCTTCACTTATACTTGTATCCAACCCTGCtttattatttccttttaattaatttaatacatTACAAAAT harbors:
- the LOC108481985 gene encoding probable serine/threonine-protein kinase PBL12 isoform X1, with amino-acid sequence MTVKKITWKSLMLSCYNSKDIISPSDSGEKDSKPCQFQRLSMSDVSDRSSPLSVDDLSTSLLGSNLHVFTFAELRLITHYFARCNLLGEGGFGPVYKGFIDDKLRPGLKAQPVAVKALDLYGLQGHREWLAEIIFLGQLRHPHLVKLIGYCYEEDNRVLVYEYMPRGSLENQLFRSMLFYFIECVCTCIYRSLNLYRPTFTGYSAPLPWSARMKIALAAAKGLAFLHEADKPVIFRDFKSSNILLDSDYNCKLSDFGLAKDGPEGEQTHVTTRVMGTQGYAAPEYIMTGHLTTMSDVYSFGVVLLELLTGKRSVDNSRPGREQSLVEWARPLLRDPKKLDKLIDARLERQFSNKGAQKVAALAYKCLSHQPKPRPSMGDVVKILDSVQGFEDEFVGPFVYVVPNETDGDKELFTTKDCGVEKHELHRCGWRNDQIASFFGS
- the LOC108481985 gene encoding serine/threonine-protein kinase RIPK-like isoform X2, which gives rise to MTVKKITWKSLMLSCYNSKDIISPSDSGEKDSKPCQFQRLSMSDVSDRSSPLSVDDLSTSLLGSNLHVFTFAELRLITHYFARCNLLGEGGFGPVYKGFIDDKLRPGLKAQPVAVKALDLYGLQGHREWLAEIIFLGQLRHPHLVKLIGYCYEEDNRVLVYEYMPRGSLENQLFRRYSAPLPWSARMKIALAAAKGLAFLHEADKPVIFRDFKSSNILLDSDYNCKLSDFGLAKDGPEGEQTHVTTRVMGTQGYAAPEYIMTGHLTTMSDVYSFGVVLLELLTGKRSVDNSRPGREQSLVEWARPLLRDPKKLDKLIDARLERQFSNKGAQKVAALAYKCLSHQPKPRPSMGDVVKILDSVQGFEDEFVGPFVYVVPNETDGDKELFTTKDCGVEKHELHRCGWRNDQIASFFGS